One window of the Leptotrichia massiliensis genome contains the following:
- the holA gene encoding DNA polymerase III subunit delta, whose product MIYFIGGKKQREFKYFELLEKIRKENIGISESFFDVDLKENEKFLEKININSIFSSQELVVLKRAEKLKNIEEILKYIANLEIVNKEIIIDYDKEDGKFGVKLKKLLDEFSKNKQMEFFLFQKETEEEIRAYVVNELNINARGVAMLLEMIGSNPFKVRNEVAKIKIFLDGEKFDIEKIKNIVSIEKDYQIYEMTRNTLLNNPADVMRYLEQKKEYMGILYSLYNELEIMYKISSLKMKGRKFSKNYNTFKIEFEEIKEIFKSNNRIPNSYVIFKKIELEQNYTNASLKKLVFRCWEIEKDIKTGKIEMETGVEMLIMEICSLFRKK is encoded by the coding sequence ATGATTTATTTTATTGGAGGAAAAAAGCAAAGAGAATTTAAATATTTTGAACTTTTGGAGAAAATTCGGAAAGAAAATATTGGAATTAGTGAAAGTTTTTTTGATGTGGATTTGAAGGAAAATGAAAAATTTTTGGAAAAAATAAATATTAATTCCATATTTTCAAGTCAGGAACTGGTAGTATTGAAAAGAGCGGAAAAGCTTAAAAATATTGAGGAAATTTTGAAATACATAGCAAATCTTGAGATAGTAAATAAGGAAATTATTATTGATTATGACAAGGAAGATGGGAAATTTGGAGTAAAATTAAAAAAGCTGCTGGATGAATTTAGTAAAAATAAACAAATGGAATTTTTTTTATTTCAGAAGGAAACAGAAGAGGAAATACGGGCTTATGTTGTAAATGAACTGAATATAAACGCAAGGGGTGTGGCAATGCTTCTTGAAATGATAGGGAGCAATCCGTTTAAGGTCAGAAATGAAGTTGCAAAAATTAAAATTTTTCTGGATGGAGAAAAGTTTGATATTGAAAAAATTAAAAATATTGTATCTATTGAAAAAGATTATCAAATTTATGAAATGACCCGAAACACATTGTTAAACAATCCGGCGGATGTAATGAGATACTTGGAGCAAAAAAAAGAATATATGGGAATCTTGTATTCTCTTTACAATGAACTTGAAATAATGTACAAAATAAGCTCGTTAAAAATGAAAGGTCGAAAATTCAGTAAAAATTACAACACTTTTAAAATAGAATTTGAAGAAATAAAAGAAATTTTTAAATCCAATAATAGAATCCCAAATTCCTATGTAATTTTCAAAAAAATAGAACTGGAGCAAAACTACACAAATGCCAGTTTAAAAAAATTAGTTTTTAGATGCTGGGAAATCGAAAAAGATATAAAGACTGGTAAAATAGAAATGGAAACAGGAGTTGAAATGTTAATTATGGAAATTTGCTCATTATTTAGAAAAAAATAA
- a CDS encoding ankyrin repeat domain-containing protein — translation MTIYSAADMGTYEEFLKLFKEGDQNKISSSGRSLLFIALCNTKSKERYRIANFLINKGADVKIITEDGMSMFFPLFSHGWQDIVKTTILCKTLLEKGADITTIYKKEKTVSFKELFNIGTPEIEMLPLYQLIFSQPGLPLLVKDKWGLTVIEFARRFNRPIAVKMMEDYVKKYNLKEDS, via the coding sequence ATGACAATTTATTCAGCAGCAGATATGGGAACATATGAAGAATTTCTAAAATTATTTAAAGAAGGTGATCAAAATAAAATAAGTTCATCAGGAAGAAGTTTACTTTTTATAGCATTATGTAATACAAAATCAAAAGAAAGATATAGAATAGCAAATTTTTTAATAAATAAAGGAGCTGATGTTAAAATAATAACAGAAGATGGAATGAGTATGTTTTTTCCATTATTTTCTCATGGGTGGCAAGATATAGTAAAAACAACAATTTTGTGTAAGACATTATTGGAAAAAGGTGCAGATATAACAACAATATATAAGAAAGAGAAAACGGTTTCATTCAAAGAATTATTTAATATCGGCACTCCTGAAATAGAAATGTTACCGTTATACCAACTGATATTTTCTCAACCAGGACTTCCTCTTTTAGTAAAAGATAAATGGGGATTAACAGTAATTGAATTTGCGAGAAGGTTTAATAGACCAATAGCGGTGAAAATGATGGAAGATTATGTAAAGAAATATAATCTAAAAGAGGATAGTTAA
- a CDS encoding TetR/AcrR family transcriptional regulator, whose product MEKSKKSYHHGNLREELIEKGIEMINEAGEEKLSLRKVAKMCGVSNAAPYTYFKKKSDLLYAMSDYIWGILAVKLDRTRKKYENQEDLLVKLGKTYVMFFCENHRYYHFMISRKNMKIDLFSKFSKIENNNEKAFSILKIEAMKILEKMGVPNQDMQDKIIAMWALVQGLTTIMITNDIKYSESWEEKIEEIIKSVCIAK is encoded by the coding sequence ATGGAAAAATCTAAAAAAAGTTACCATCATGGGAATTTACGGGAAGAATTGATTGAAAAAGGGATAGAGATGATAAATGAAGCAGGAGAAGAAAAATTATCTTTAAGAAAAGTGGCTAAAATGTGTGGAGTAAGTAATGCGGCACCGTATACATATTTTAAGAAAAAAAGTGATTTGCTTTACGCAATGAGCGATTATATATGGGGAATATTGGCGGTGAAACTTGATAGAACAAGGAAAAAATATGAAAATCAAGAGGATTTGCTGGTAAAATTAGGAAAAACGTACGTTATGTTTTTTTGTGAGAATCATAGATACTATCATTTTATGATTTCAAGAAAAAATATGAAAATAGATTTATTCTCAAAGTTTTCAAAAATAGAAAATAATAATGAAAAAGCTTTTAGCATATTAAAAATTGAGGCAATGAAAATACTTGAAAAAATGGGAGTGCCAAATCAGGATATGCAAGATAAAATTATAGCAATGTGGGCCTTGGTACAAGGATTGACAACAATAATGATTACAAATGATATAAAGTATTCTGAAAGCTGGGAAGAAAAAATAGAGGAGATAATAAAATCAGTTTGTATAGCGAAATAA
- a CDS encoding NAD(P)H-dependent oxidoreductase, with protein MELIIHDLDDEKLENLKWKIEKKEKIMDKIKDSINQRKIIVGEDVSIICDNDRIKSCMGCFECWIKTPGKCKIRDGYESLAKLYSKADKVVIISQCVYGSYSPFVKNVLDRTIPYLLPFFKFKNKEMHHITRNKTKFDLNVYFYGEHLSPNEKRAAKEIVKANSLNLDVKNFTVSFLED; from the coding sequence ATGGAATTAATTATACACGATTTAGATGATGAAAAATTAGAAAATCTAAAGTGGAAAATTGAAAAAAAAGAAAAAATTATGGATAAAATAAAAGATAGTATAAATCAAAGAAAAATAATAGTTGGGGAAGATGTGTCTATAATTTGTGACAATGATAGAATTAAAAGCTGTATGGGATGTTTTGAATGTTGGATTAAAACTCCAGGGAAGTGTAAAATTAGGGATGGATATGAAAGTTTAGCAAAATTATATTCAAAAGCAGATAAAGTTGTGATTATAAGTCAATGTGTCTATGGTTCTTACAGTCCATTTGTAAAAAATGTGCTAGATAGGACAATTCCATATTTGTTGCCATTTTTTAAATTTAAAAATAAAGAGATGCACCATATCACACGAAATAAAACAAAATTTGACTTAAATGTATATTTTTATGGGGAACATTTGTCGCCAAATGAAAAGAGAGCTGCTAAAGAAATAGTAAAGGCTAATAGTTTGAATTTAGATGTGAAAAATTTTACAGTTTCTTTTTTAGAAGATTAG
- the rpsT gene encoding 30S ribosomal protein S20: protein MAHSKSSKKRVFIGERNAARNQAIRSRTKTFVKKVLAAVEAKNVDEAKSALSVAYKELDKAVTKGVLKKNTASRKKSRLTLKVNSLAN, encoded by the coding sequence ATGGCACACTCAAAATCATCTAAAAAAAGAGTTTTTATTGGTGAAAGAAATGCAGCTAGAAATCAAGCTATTAGAAGCAGAACTAAAACTTTCGTAAAAAAAGTGCTTGCCGCTGTTGAAGCTAAAAATGTCGACGAAGCTAAATCAGCATTAAGCGTAGCATATAAAGAATTAGATAAAGCTGTAACAAAAGGTGTTCTTAAGAAAAACACTGCATCAAGAAAAAAATCTAGATTAACATTAAAAGTTAATTCATTGGCAAATTAA